In Pseudomonas hamedanensis, a single window of DNA contains:
- a CDS encoding polysaccharide lyase family 7 protein has product MTVDISNFTITTPLPISPTNPIALELIGSRALLECPEVIAMLPDGSLQMTAPTLGASSKSTKRTRCEWKEPGYWLLSSAPDHWCRQQMRLVKVNALQKVVIGQIHVKGSQQPPVKVFWNKGKITLGFRASFLQADPVNTTVLENVPLGALFQLNIHANANGAVSVSASCNGVKSTSAILRFDDTWSTQTLAFHGGVYNQIDYSATTDPNDGSVCIITDLSITHA; this is encoded by the coding sequence ATGACTGTGGACATCAGCAATTTCACCATCACCACCCCCCTGCCCATTTCGCCGACCAACCCGATTGCGCTGGAACTGATCGGTTCGCGAGCACTGCTCGAGTGCCCTGAAGTCATCGCAATGCTGCCGGACGGCTCGTTGCAGATGACGGCGCCCACCCTGGGTGCCTCCAGCAAGAGCACCAAGCGCACCCGCTGTGAATGGAAAGAGCCGGGGTACTGGCTGTTGTCCAGCGCGCCTGACCACTGGTGCCGTCAGCAAATGCGCCTGGTCAAAGTCAACGCCTTGCAGAAAGTGGTCATCGGCCAGATACACGTGAAGGGTTCCCAACAGCCTCCGGTCAAGGTGTTCTGGAACAAGGGCAAGATAACCCTGGGATTCCGCGCGAGCTTTCTGCAAGCGGATCCGGTCAACACGACGGTGCTGGAAAATGTGCCGCTCGGCGCATTGTTCCAACTCAACATCCACGCCAACGCAAACGGTGCCGTGTCTGTGTCGGCCAGTTGCAACGGGGTTAAGTCCACCTCCGCCATCCTGCGCTTCGACGACACCTGGAGCACCCAGACCCTGGCTTTCCACGGCGGGGTGTACAACCAGATCGATTACTCCGCCACCACCGACCCGAACGACGGCTCGGTGTGCATTATCACCGACCTGTCTATCACCCACGCCTGA
- a CDS encoding MFS transporter, protein MKRGINLVAAAFALTALSYGLARFAYGLLLPRIRADLGLSVSAAGWIGGSAFAAYCVGIVATFLGNSRLSARALAVIAGAMASLGMAVMVQASNGWMLGCGVALAGLSTGLTSPPLASAVAAQFADDQRPRANGVINAGTAAGIVFSGVAAMLAAGQWRELYALFAMIGVAITLWLWFAVAPDAASDAAPSVSWSMLARPGLLALSGSAFLMGLASTAVWTFGADILRRQSGFTEAAIAWAWIVLGVAGLGGGFTGVLTRRFGIARIHGLALLGIALGTLALAAAAVAPLYGFAALCLFGAAYIVSSGAYLIQGIGLFPDRPDLGLGIPFLVLALGQTAGTPLFGTLLEATGVFTALMACAVAACCAIFLRPNQSRLDRADR, encoded by the coding sequence ATGAAACGCGGCATTAATCTGGTTGCGGCCGCGTTCGCCCTCACCGCCCTGTCGTATGGCCTGGCGCGCTTTGCCTACGGACTGCTGCTGCCACGAATTCGTGCGGATCTGGGACTCAGCGTATCGGCCGCTGGATGGATCGGCGGCAGTGCCTTCGCCGCTTACTGTGTCGGCATCGTCGCGACGTTTTTGGGCAACAGCCGACTGAGCGCGCGTGCGCTGGCGGTGATTGCCGGCGCCATGGCGTCGCTGGGGATGGCCGTGATGGTCCAGGCCTCGAACGGTTGGATGCTGGGCTGTGGCGTCGCGCTCGCCGGCTTGAGCACCGGCCTGACGTCACCACCGCTGGCCAGCGCCGTCGCTGCGCAGTTCGCCGACGATCAGCGTCCTCGGGCCAATGGTGTTATCAACGCCGGAACGGCGGCCGGCATCGTATTCTCCGGCGTGGCGGCGATGTTGGCCGCCGGGCAATGGCGTGAACTGTATGCGCTGTTCGCGATGATCGGCGTCGCGATAACGCTCTGGCTGTGGTTCGCCGTAGCGCCAGACGCTGCGAGTGACGCTGCACCGAGCGTCTCTTGGTCCATGCTGGCACGGCCCGGTTTGCTTGCCCTCAGTGGCAGCGCTTTTCTGATGGGGCTGGCGAGCACGGCGGTCTGGACATTCGGCGCCGACATTCTGCGTCGTCAATCCGGCTTCACCGAAGCGGCGATTGCCTGGGCCTGGATAGTGCTCGGCGTGGCCGGTCTCGGTGGCGGCTTCACGGGCGTGCTGACCCGTCGATTCGGCATCGCCAGGATCCATGGACTCGCCCTGCTCGGCATTGCCCTTGGCACGCTTGCCCTGGCGGCGGCCGCAGTCGCGCCGCTGTACGGCTTCGCAGCCCTGTGCCTGTTCGGCGCGGCTTACATTGTTTCGTCTGGTGCCTACCTGATTCAGGGCATCGGTCTATTCCCGGATCGCCCGGACCTAGGCCTCGGTATTCCCTTCCTCGTTCTGGCGCTCGGCCAGACCGCCGGCACACCGCTTTTTGGCACCCTGCTGGAGGCGACCGGGGTTTTCACTGCTTTGATGGCGTGTGCAGTGGCCGCTTGCTGCGCCATTTTTTTGCGGCCGAATCAATCACGGCTCGACAGAGCCGACAGGTGA
- a CDS encoding DUF2934 domain-containing protein, which translates to MDEETLRKTAYRIWEEQGRPHGQDFEHWFQAQAELDAFDSDGLPGSIASSVAPPAPQKKSRDAPASAEKKPRTKTSSAKK; encoded by the coding sequence ATGGACGAAGAAACCCTCAGAAAAACCGCCTACCGCATCTGGGAAGAACAAGGCCGTCCCCACGGTCAGGATTTCGAGCACTGGTTCCAGGCACAAGCGGAACTGGATGCGTTTGATTCGGACGGCTTGCCAGGCTCTATCGCCAGCAGCGTAGCGCCGCCTGCGCCACAGAAAAAATCCAGAGACGCGCCTGCGTCAGCGGAGAAAAAGCCTCGCACCAAAACGTCTTCGGCGAAGAAATGA
- the cyoE gene encoding heme o synthase, producing the protein MDHGQHSSQHAGALKQWLLPLNVGIELTKPGIIFGNLASVFGAYCLAGAGQPIAPGHLLATLLGTALVIGCGCVINNCVDRDIDRRMVRTCHRALAIRAVSVPTALCYALALGMIGFGLLWTRTNAVACAAAAVGLLIYAGVYTCLMKRRSHWGTLVGSLSGAMPPVIGYCAVTARLDATAWMLIVVFCCWQMPHSHAITLMRRDDFKAAGLPTLTLAEARKQILGYMIAFLAASLLLGLISRLGVAYFLLVASLGGYWLWLALHSPPATEQKAWARKIFAVSIMVVLGLNLAMTLG; encoded by the coding sequence ATGGATCATGGACAGCATTCATCACAACATGCTGGCGCACTGAAGCAATGGCTGCTGCCGCTCAACGTCGGTATCGAACTGACCAAGCCCGGGATCATCTTCGGCAATCTTGCGTCGGTGTTCGGCGCGTATTGCCTGGCCGGCGCCGGGCAGCCGATTGCGCCAGGGCATCTGCTCGCGACGTTACTGGGAACGGCGCTGGTCATCGGTTGTGGCTGCGTCATCAACAATTGCGTCGACCGCGACATCGACCGGCGCATGGTACGCACCTGCCACCGTGCGCTGGCAATTCGCGCCGTCTCGGTCCCGACCGCGCTGTGCTATGCCCTGGCGCTCGGCATGATCGGTTTTGGCCTGTTGTGGACACGCACCAATGCCGTCGCGTGCGCAGCGGCGGCGGTCGGTCTGCTGATTTACGCGGGGGTTTACACGTGCCTGATGAAGCGCCGCTCGCACTGGGGCACGCTGGTCGGCAGTCTGTCCGGTGCGATGCCGCCGGTGATCGGTTATTGCGCCGTGACGGCACGCCTGGATGCGACGGCGTGGATGCTGATCGTGGTGTTCTGTTGCTGGCAAATGCCGCACTCTCACGCCATCACGTTGATGCGCCGCGACGATTTCAAGGCCGCCGGATTACCGACCTTGACGCTCGCCGAGGCGCGCAAGCAGATCCTCGGTTACATGATTGCGTTCCTTGCCGCCAGCCTCTTGCTGGGCCTGATCAGCCGACTCGGCGTGGCGTATTTTTTGCTCGTGGCGAGCCTCGGCGGCTACTGGCTCTGGCTCGCGCTGCACAGCCCCCCGGCAACCGAGCAAAAAGCCTGGGCGCGGAAGATTTTCGCAGTGTCGATCATGGTGGTGCTCGGGCTTAACCTCGCCATGACGCTGGGGTGA
- the cyoD gene encoding cytochrome o ubiquinol oxidase subunit IV, whose translation MYNQSPIHSSAGTSHGTARSYLIGFIISVVLTAIPFALVMYPTLPRHLTAWVVVALGVVQIFVHLKYFLHLDTAAEQRWNLIALIFSVVIIVLLVGLSLWIMDSIHHNMLAH comes from the coding sequence ATGTATAACCAAAGTCCGATTCATAGCAGTGCCGGCACCAGCCATGGCACCGCCCGTTCGTACCTGATCGGGTTCATCATTTCGGTAGTCCTGACCGCGATCCCGTTTGCGCTGGTGATGTATCCCACGCTGCCGCGACACCTCACCGCGTGGGTGGTCGTCGCGCTGGGTGTGGTGCAGATTTTCGTCCATCTGAAATATTTCCTGCACCTGGACACCGCCGCAGAGCAGCGCTGGAACCTGATCGCGCTGATCTTTTCAGTTGTCATCATTGTGCTGCTCGTGGGGCTCTCGTTATGGATCATGGACAGCATTCATCACAACATGCTGGCGCACTGA
- the cyoC gene encoding cytochrome o ubiquinol oxidase subunit III has protein sequence MSNIVLDKDIAHSHEQGHEDAGSMRVFGFWIYLMTDCILFATLFAGYAVLRDSVAGGPSTVDIFELPYVLVETALLLLSSITYGYAMLAMNRNHTGHVLRWLGVTFVLGCGFIAMEINEFHHLIAEGYGPDRSGFLTAFFTLVGTHGAHVLSGLVWMAVLMAQIRSRGLTNTNTTRLSCLSLFWHFLDVVWICVFTVVYLLGVV, from the coding sequence ATGTCCAATATCGTGCTGGATAAAGACATCGCCCATAGCCATGAGCAGGGCCACGAAGATGCGGGTTCGATGCGCGTGTTCGGTTTCTGGATCTACCTGATGACCGACTGCATCCTGTTCGCCACGCTGTTCGCCGGCTATGCGGTGTTGCGCGACAGTGTGGCGGGCGGTCCCTCGACGGTGGACATTTTCGAGCTGCCGTATGTGCTGGTCGAAACCGCGCTGCTGCTGTTGAGCAGCATCACCTACGGCTACGCAATGCTGGCGATGAACCGCAATCACACCGGCCATGTGCTGCGCTGGCTGGGGGTTACGTTCGTTCTGGGTTGCGGCTTTATCGCGATGGAAATCAACGAATTCCATCACCTGATCGCCGAAGGCTACGGGCCGGACCGCAGCGGTTTCCTCACCGCGTTCTTCACTCTGGTCGGCACCCACGGGGCCCACGTGCTTAGCGGGCTGGTATGGATGGCGGTGCTAATGGCGCAGATCCGCAGCCGCGGCCTGACCAATACCAACACCACGCGCCTGAGTTGCCTGAGCCTGTTCTGGCACTTCCTCGACGTGGTGTGGATCTGCGTATTTACCGTGGTTTATCTGCTGGGGGTGGTCTGA
- the cyoB gene encoding cytochrome o ubiquinol oxidase subunit I, translated as MFGKLSWDAVPLHEPIVMYTLAIVGLMGFALIGTVTWKRKWGYLWREWFTSVDHKKIGCMYIIVALVMLLRGFSDAIMMRTQQAMASSGGPGYLPPEHYDQIFTAHGVIMIFFMAMPFVVGLMNIVVPLQIGARDVAYPFLNALSFWLFVVGAALVNISLGVGEFARTGWVAYPPLSELGYSPGVGVDYYIWSLQISGIGTLLTGVNFFVTILKMRTEGMTLFKMPVFTWNALCTSVLILAAFPILTATLLMLTLDRYLGMHFFTNEAGGNPMMYVNLIWAWGHPEVYILILPAFGVFSEIAATFSSKRLFGYVSLVWATIAITILSFVVWLHHFFTMGAGANVNAFFGIMTMIIAVPTGVKIFTWLFTMYRGRVRFETPMLWTLGFIVTFSIGGMTGVLLAVPGADFLLHNSLFLIAHFHNVIIGGAVFGYMAGLTYWFPKAFGFRLNDKLGRIAFWCWLIGFYFAFMPSYVLGFMGMTRRLNHFDNPDWQPWLLLELLGVGIILCGVTAQALQLFVSIRNRAKYRDLTGDPWDGRTLEWATASPPPFYNFAEQPKVSDLDAYWGMKERGVSTLNHTDYRAIHMPRNTSAGLVISVFALICSFALVWHIWWLAIFGLVASVAAMIVRSYDEDIDYFVPAEEVARIEKARLKDLAEA; from the coding sequence ATGTTCGGGAAACTTTCGTGGGACGCCGTTCCATTGCACGAGCCGATTGTCATGTACACCCTGGCCATCGTTGGCCTGATGGGTTTTGCCCTGATCGGCACCGTCACCTGGAAGCGCAAGTGGGGTTACCTCTGGCGTGAGTGGTTCACCTCTGTCGACCACAAAAAGATCGGCTGCATGTACATCATCGTCGCGCTGGTCATGCTGCTGCGTGGCTTCTCCGACGCGATCATGATGCGCACTCAGCAAGCGATGGCCTCCAGTGGCGGGCCGGGGTATCTGCCACCGGAACACTACGACCAGATCTTCACCGCCCACGGCGTGATCATGATTTTCTTCATGGCCATGCCGTTTGTGGTCGGCCTGATGAACATCGTCGTGCCCTTGCAGATTGGTGCGCGCGATGTGGCTTACCCGTTTCTCAACGCACTGAGTTTCTGGCTGTTCGTGGTCGGCGCGGCGTTGGTGAACATCTCCCTGGGCGTCGGCGAATTTGCCCGCACCGGCTGGGTCGCCTACCCGCCCTTGTCCGAACTGGGCTATAGCCCCGGGGTCGGCGTCGACTACTACATCTGGTCATTACAGATATCCGGGATCGGCACGCTACTGACCGGGGTCAATTTCTTTGTGACCATCCTGAAGATGCGCACCGAGGGCATGACCCTGTTCAAAATGCCGGTGTTCACCTGGAACGCGTTGTGCACCTCGGTGCTGATTCTTGCGGCGTTCCCGATCCTCACCGCAACGCTGCTGATGCTCACGCTCGACCGTTATCTGGGCATGCACTTCTTCACCAACGAGGCCGGCGGCAACCCGATGATGTACGTCAACCTCATCTGGGCCTGGGGCCATCCGGAGGTATACATCCTGATCCTGCCGGCGTTCGGGGTCTTTTCCGAGATCGCCGCGACCTTCAGCAGCAAGCGCCTGTTCGGTTACGTTTCACTGGTGTGGGCGACGATCGCGATCACGATTCTCTCGTTCGTCGTCTGGCTGCACCACTTCTTCACCATGGGCGCCGGGGCCAACGTCAACGCGTTCTTCGGGATCATGACGATGATCATCGCGGTGCCGACCGGGGTGAAAATCTTCACTTGGCTGTTCACCATGTACCGTGGCCGGGTGCGTTTTGAAACGCCGATGTTGTGGACGCTGGGGTTTATCGTCACGTTCAGCATCGGCGGCATGACCGGTGTGCTGCTGGCCGTGCCCGGTGCCGACTTCCTGCTGCATAACAGCCTGTTCCTGATCGCCCACTTCCATAACGTCATCATCGGTGGCGCGGTGTTTGGCTACATGGCCGGGCTGACGTACTGGTTCCCCAAAGCCTTCGGCTTCCGTCTCAACGACAAGCTCGGGCGCATCGCGTTCTGGTGCTGGCTGATCGGCTTTTACTTCGCTTTCATGCCCTCCTACGTTCTCGGTTTCATGGGCATGACCCGGCGCCTCAATCACTTCGACAATCCCGACTGGCAGCCTTGGCTGCTCCTGGAATTGCTGGGGGTGGGCATCATTCTCTGCGGCGTCACCGCGCAAGCGCTGCAACTGTTCGTCAGCATTCGCAACCGCGCCAAATACCGCGACCTCACCGGCGATCCGTGGGACGGGCGCACGCTGGAATGGGCCACGGCCTCGCCGCCGCCGTTCTACAACTTCGCCGAGCAACCGAAAGTCAGTGACCTCGACGCCTACTGGGGCATGAAGGAGCGCGGCGTCAGTACGCTCAATCACACTGACTACCGCGCCATACATATGCCGCGCAACACCTCGGCCGGTCTGGTGATCAGCGTGTTCGCGCTGATCTGCAGCTTCGCCCTGGTGTGGCACATCTGGTGGCTGGCGATCTTCGGGCTGGTCGCTTCGGTGGCGGCGATGATCGTGCGCAGCTACGACGAAGACATTGACTATTTCGTGCCGGCTGAAGAAGTCGCGCGGATTGAAAAAGCGCGTCTCAAAGACTTGGCGGAGGCCTGA
- the cyoA gene encoding ubiquinol oxidase subunit II: MKRTISYCLVYLATSVLLAGCNLIVFNPKGQVARDERDLIILATGLMLLVVIPVIVMMFVFAYRYRATNKKAKYSPRWASSHKIEAVVWGVPFLIICVLGWVTWETTHSLDPYRPLDSDTPPLNVQVVATDWKWLFIYPDLGIASVNELALPVNTPVSFTVTSDAAMTSFFIPALGGQIYAMAGMQTKLHLIANETGQFRGIAANYNGHGFSDMHFSTLSLTGADYEAWVNKVKSAPQKLDHASYAQLAKPSVAHRITYYSAVQERLFLDIVDKYEGMNKAPRAKDTQVQRNSDDTRADQQPSLLAEER; this comes from the coding sequence ATGAAGCGAACAATCAGCTATTGCCTGGTCTATCTCGCTACCAGCGTTCTGCTCGCCGGTTGCAATCTGATCGTGTTCAATCCCAAGGGCCAGGTTGCCCGGGACGAGCGCGACCTCATCATTCTCGCAACGGGCCTCATGCTGCTGGTAGTGATACCGGTGATTGTCATGATGTTCGTGTTTGCCTACCGTTACCGCGCCACCAACAAGAAGGCCAAGTACTCGCCGCGCTGGGCCAGCTCGCACAAGATCGAGGCAGTGGTCTGGGGCGTGCCGTTCCTGATCATTTGCGTGCTGGGCTGGGTGACGTGGGAAACCACCCACTCGCTGGACCCTTATCGACCGCTGGATTCGGACACGCCACCGCTCAACGTGCAGGTCGTGGCGACTGACTGGAAATGGTTGTTCATCTACCCCGACCTGGGCATCGCTTCGGTCAATGAACTGGCGCTGCCGGTCAATACACCGGTGAGTTTTACCGTGACGTCAGATGCGGCGATGACTTCGTTTTTCATCCCGGCGCTGGGTGGCCAGATCTATGCGATGGCGGGCATGCAGACCAAGTTGCATTTGATTGCCAACGAAACCGGCCAGTTTCGCGGAATTGCCGCCAACTATAACGGCCATGGTTTTTCCGACATGCACTTCAGTACGTTGTCGCTCACTGGCGCGGATTACGAAGCGTGGGTCAACAAAGTCAAAAGCGCGCCACAAAAACTTGATCACGCCAGTTATGCGCAGTTGGCCAAACCTTCCGTCGCCCACCGGATTACTTATTACTCGGCCGTTCAGGAGCGGCTGTTTCTGGACATCGTCGACAAGTATGAAGGCATGAACAAGGCACCCCGTGCCAAAGACACTCAGGTGCAACGTAACAGCGATGACACGCGCGCCGATCAACAACCGAGTCTGCTGGCCGAGGAGCGTTAA